In Capricornis sumatraensis isolate serow.1 chromosome 16, serow.2, whole genome shotgun sequence, a genomic segment contains:
- the CRYAB gene encoding alpha-crystallin B chain, whose product MDIAIHHPWIRRPFFPFHSPSRLFDQFFGEHLLESDLFPASTSLSPFYLRPPSFLRAPSWIDTGLSEMRLEKDRFSVNLDVKHFSPEELKVKVLGDVIEVHGKHEERQDEHGFISREFHRKYRIPADVDPLTITSSLSSDGVLTVNGPRKQASGPERTIPITREEKPAVTAAPKK is encoded by the exons ATGGATATCGCCATCCACCACCCCTGGATCCGCCGCCCCTTCTTCCCTTTCCACTCTCCCAGCCGCCTCTTTGACCAGTTCTTTGGTGAGCACCTGTTGGAGTCTGATCTCTTCCCAGCTTCTACTTCCCTGAGCCCCTTCTACCTTCGGCCGCCCTCATTTCTGCGGGCACCCAGCTGGATTGACACTGGCCTCTCAGAG ATGCGTCTGGAGAAGGACAGATTCTCTGTCAACCTGGATGTGAAGCACTTCTCCCCAGAGGAACTCAAGGTCAAGGTGCTGGGAGATGTGATTGAGGTGCATGGCAAACATGAAGAGCGCCAG GATGAACATGGTTTTATCTCCCGAGAGTTCCACAGGAAATACCGGATCCCAGCTGACGTGGACCCTCTCACCATTACTTCATCCCTGTCGTCTGATGGGGTCCTCACTGTGAATGGACCAAGGAAACAGGCCTCCGGCCCTGAGCGCACCATTCCCATCACCCGTGAAGAGAAGCCGGCTGTCACTGCAGCCCCCAAGAAGTAG
- the HSPB2 gene encoding heat shock protein beta-2, translating into MSGRSVPHAHPATAEYEFANPSRLGEQRFGEGLLPEEILTPTLYHGYYVRPRAAPAGEGSRAGASELRLSEGKFQAFLDVSHFTPDEVTVRTVDNLLEVSARHPQRLDRHGFVSREFCRTYVLPADVDPWRVRAALSHDGILNLEAPRGGRHLDTEVNEVYVSLLPAPPDPEEEEEAVGVEP; encoded by the exons ATGTCGGGCCGCTCGGTACCACATGCCCACCCGGCCACCGCCGAGTACGAGTTTGCCAACCCGAGCCGCCTGGGCGAGCAGCGCTTCGGGGAAG GCCTCCTGCCAGAAGAGATCCTGACCCCTACCCTCTACCACGGCTACTATGTCCGGCCCCGGGCCGCGCCAGCTGGGGAGGGCAGCCGGGCAGGGGCCTCCGAGCTTCGGCTCAGCGAGGGCAAGTTCCAGGCGTTTCTGGACGTGAGCCACTTTACCCCAGATGAGGTGACCGTGAGGACTGTGGACAACCTCCTGGAGGTGTCCGCCCGGCACCCGCAGCGCCTGGACCGCCACGGCTTCGTGTCGCGCGAGTTCTGCCGCACCTACGTCCTGCCCGCTGACGTTGACCCCTGGCGGGTCCGCGCCGCGCTCTCCCACGACGGCATCCTCAACCTGGAGGCGCCTCGGGGCGGCCGACATTTGGACACAGAGGTCAACGAGGTCTACGTCTCCCTGCTCCCAGCGCCCCCTGAtccagaggaagaggaggaggccgTCGGTGTTGAGCCCTGA
- the C16H11orf52 gene encoding uncharacterized protein C11orf52 homolog — MGNQLCCGRSWGCTSTLQKKKKIGSQARRTLSGQQPQHERWRQLNDTKDHDTMGHTYEQVLRQLASQERSRQSLRSEDSSLYYADIQLYRLPQPRSVQEVKHLQLKNATEYATLRFPQVTPRYDSKNRTLV, encoded by the exons ATGGGAAACCAGCTCTGCTGCGGGAGAAGCTG GGGCTGTACATCAACtttacagaagaagaagaaaatag GGAGCCAAGCAAGACGAACACTGAGTGGGCAGCAGCCGCAGCATGAGCGGTGGCGGCAACTGAATGACACGAAG GACCATGACACAATGGGACACACGTACGAGCAGGTGTTAAGGCAGCTTGCGTCTCAGGAGAGGAGTCGCCAAAGCCTCAGGTCGGAGGACAGCAGCTTGTATTATGCAGACATTCAACTGTACAGACTTCCCCAGCCACGCTCTGTCCAGGAGGTGAAGCACCTGCAGTTAAAAAATGCCACAGAGTATGCGACCCTTCGCTTCCCCCAGGTCACACCTCGCTATGACAGCAAGAACAGGACCCTTGTGTGA